In one window of Gudongella oleilytica DNA:
- a CDS encoding biotin transporter BioY, which translates to MKAKDLTLISLFASLTSIGAFISIPLGPVPLTLQTLFVLVSGYVLGARKAALSQLIYISLGLIGLPIFAGFSGGIQSIVKPSFGFLIGFVAGAYTVGTLSRRAKGFFSYLAACSAGTLVIYLFGLPYMAFILNYVMDSGLSLEKILSIGVIAFIPGDLIKLIIAAYLGKRLNISVLSSDRDLS; encoded by the coding sequence TTGAAAGCTAAAGACCTTACCTTAATATCACTATTTGCATCACTTACATCTATTGGAGCCTTTATATCAATTCCGTTAGGCCCGGTTCCTTTGACTCTTCAAACCCTTTTCGTTCTGGTATCTGGTTATGTCCTGGGTGCAAGAAAAGCTGCGTTGTCGCAGCTAATCTACATATCTCTTGGTTTGATTGGTCTTCCAATTTTCGCGGGCTTCTCCGGAGGGATCCAATCGATCGTAAAGCCATCCTTTGGATTTCTAATTGGATTCGTTGCAGGGGCCTATACTGTAGGGACCCTGTCCCGTAGAGCAAAAGGATTCTTTAGTTATCTTGCCGCCTGTTCAGCAGGCACACTTGTAATATATTTATTCGGACTTCCATACATGGCGTTTATTCTTAATTATGTTATGGATAGCGGTCTTTCACTTGAAAAAATCCTTAGTATAGGAGTTATTGCATTTATTCCAGGAGATCTCATTAAGTTGATCATCGCTGCATATTTAGGAAAAAGACTAAACATATCCGTACTCAGTTCTGATCGAGACCTCTCCTGA
- a CDS encoding hydrolase translates to MDKEKFVPEISSQLRGRSVIVPEAIYRASGIKILGTRIKSLLFSTDVAIIKNTNANSIIAVYPFTPQLSITHAILEVASVPVFVGVGGGLTTGQRSIQIAIQAELLGAYGVVVNAPMQNDVIREMKKILDIPIIATVASLNDDYRGKIDSGVSILNVSGGSNTVEMVRVIRGVLGREFPIIATGGPTEESILDTIDAGANAITYTPPSTGEIFAGVMKKYRNEL, encoded by the coding sequence ATGGATAAAGAAAAATTTGTCCCAGAGATTTCTTCTCAGTTAAGAGGCCGCTCAGTTATAGTCCCCGAGGCAATATACAGAGCAAGCGGGATCAAAATTCTGGGTACCCGCATAAAATCTCTATTGTTTTCAACGGATGTAGCAATAATAAAGAATACCAATGCAAATTCAATCATTGCAGTGTACCCCTTTACTCCACAGCTATCAATAACACACGCTATACTTGAAGTGGCCAGTGTTCCAGTTTTTGTTGGAGTCGGAGGAGGTCTGACTACCGGTCAGAGGTCGATCCAGATAGCCATCCAAGCCGAGCTCCTTGGAGCTTATGGAGTAGTTGTTAATGCTCCTATGCAAAATGATGTCATAAGGGAAATGAAAAAGATACTTGATATCCCTATCATTGCCACTGTAGCATCGCTTAATGACGATTATAGAGGTAAGATCGATTCCGGTGTAAGTATACTGAATGTATCGGGAGGTTCAAATACAGTAGAAATGGTAAGGGTCATAAGAGGAGTGCTGGGCAGAGAATTTCCTATCATTGCTACTGGAGGACCGACTGAAGAAAGTATTCTGGATACAATCGATGCAGGTGCCAACGCTATAACATACACTCCCCCATCTACCGGAGAAATATTTGCTGGTGTGATGAAGAAGTACAGAAATGAGCTTTGA
- a CDS encoding MarR family transcriptional regulator, producing MDKKLMESLVRSQKLDIFSMPAEEVDMLFSQINEEMLKIYKFVLTYNDYMNSGHEYSDGIPMSMMEAHILTDICDNENMTVTTLAENWERSKSATSQTVRKLMSKGLIQRKESEDSGKVFHLSPTERGKKISDDHKRYDVLDTIKTLKVLNRELSVDEILIMFNSLELYKTLLKNRDGK from the coding sequence ATGGATAAGAAGTTAATGGAAAGCTTAGTAAGGTCTCAAAAGCTGGACATTTTTTCAATGCCAGCTGAGGAAGTAGATATGTTATTTAGTCAAATCAATGAAGAGATGCTAAAAATATACAAATTTGTATTGACCTATAATGACTATATGAACTCCGGACATGAATACTCCGATGGTATACCAATGTCTATGATGGAGGCTCACATTCTCACAGATATATGTGACAATGAGAATATGACGGTCACAACTCTAGCTGAAAACTGGGAAAGATCAAAAAGTGCAACCAGCCAGACAGTTAGGAAATTAATGTCAAAAGGACTCATTCAAAGAAAAGAATCTGAAGATAGCGGTAAAGTATTTCACCTTAGCCCTACGGAAAGAGGTAAAAAAATTTCCGACGACCATAAAAGATATGATGTTTTAGACACAATAAAAACACTTAAAGTCCTTAATAGGGAGCTGAGCGTGGACGAAATACTCATTATGTTCAACAGTCTTGAACTTTATAAGACTCTTCTGAAGAACAGGGATGGTAAGTAG
- a CDS encoding DJ-1 family glyoxalase III, with the protein MSKILVMLAEGFEEVEAITVIDYLRRTGVEAEIISTEKELYVEGAHGISVAADKLLNQIKDLSGYRGVVIPGGRPGAMSLRENDRVIQIVQELYASGKLVAAICAGPIVLERAGVLKGKAATCYPGFDKEMKDISMKEELVVKDGNIITSRGPATAVYFALNLVEYLQGEDKMIELKRAILLDLIDDSN; encoded by the coding sequence ATGAGCAAGATCCTGGTCATGCTTGCAGAGGGATTTGAGGAGGTAGAAGCCATTACAGTAATTGACTATCTCAGGAGAACGGGAGTAGAAGCGGAAATCATATCAACCGAGAAGGAACTTTACGTAGAGGGAGCTCATGGAATAAGCGTAGCGGCTGATAAGCTGCTCAATCAAATAAAAGACCTGTCCGGCTACAGGGGGGTTGTGATCCCTGGTGGTAGACCCGGGGCAATGTCACTGAGAGAGAATGATAGAGTCATCCAAATAGTTCAGGAGCTTTATGCCTCAGGAAAACTTGTAGCTGCCATTTGCGCAGGGCCGATAGTTTTAGAACGAGCAGGTGTACTGAAGGGTAAGGCGGCGACGTGTTATCCGGGATTTGACAAAGAGATGAAGGATATATCCATGAAGGAGGAGCTCGTCGTTAAGGATGGCAATATCATAACTTCGAGGGGACCAGCTACTGCTGTGTACTTTGCTTTAAATCTTGTAGAATACCTGCAGGGTGAGGATAAGATGATTGAATTGAAAAGGGCGATCCTGCTTGACCTTATAGATGACAGCAATTGA
- a CDS encoding ECF transporter S component codes for MKKTKTLVTYAVLMALTVVMTMVVQIPTPTSYGYLNLGDMVIFVAAFMLGKKAGFLVGGIGSAMADILLGWGAYAPITFVAKGLEGFVAGLLMETTWGKKLPFIPTAIGGLVMAGGYYLAEIFMYGAKAAVVNLPANIMQGLFGAIAATILWRVLKNRLKV; via the coding sequence ATGAAAAAAACAAAAACACTTGTTACCTACGCTGTATTAATGGCTCTTACAGTAGTTATGACAATGGTGGTTCAAATACCAACACCAACAAGCTATGGCTATCTAAACCTGGGGGATATGGTAATATTTGTTGCAGCATTCATGCTGGGAAAGAAAGCAGGTTTTCTTGTTGGAGGTATTGGGTCTGCAATGGCTGACATTCTCCTTGGATGGGGGGCATATGCACCAATAACCTTCGTGGCCAAAGGGTTGGAAGGATTTGTGGCAGGACTTCTAATGGAAACGACGTGGGGGAAAAAACTGCCATTTATACCCACTGCGATCGGAGGCCTTGTAATGGCAGGGGGTTATTATCTTGCGGAGATATTTATGTATGGCGCAAAGGCAGCAGTAGTAAATCTACCGGCAAATATCATGCAAGGTCTATTTGGTGCTATAGCAGCTACTATCCTATGGAGAGTTTTGAAAAATAGGCTAAAGGTATAA
- a CDS encoding biotin--[acetyl-CoA-carboxylase] ligase, with protein sequence MKHKIIDRLHEEEGFISGEKLSEEFGLSRTAIWKHVNALREDGYEIESVTRRGYRLISSPDIINYDEIKGELTASVIGKKLIYFQSIGSTNDKAKELAAKAEEGTVIVAEEQTSGKGRLGRSWSSPGRKGIYASIILKPDMEPFNAAKLTLLGAASVALALEDCGIESQIKWPNDIIIGGKKVAGILTEMSCELGIVNYIILGIGINVNQSVEELPPELVDKATSLRIAEGKAIKRKHLLAQVLNRLDELYVQLKVTGDIEQALDICRERSAVIGKDIIVVQGRKQRPGHAVSINHDGELMVRFDEGLEQVISGEVSIRTEYGYV encoded by the coding sequence ATGAAACATAAAATCATAGACAGGCTTCATGAGGAGGAAGGATTCATATCCGGGGAAAAGCTTTCTGAAGAGTTTGGATTGTCGAGGACGGCAATTTGGAAGCACGTAAACGCCCTTAGGGAAGATGGATATGAAATAGAGTCAGTTACAAGAAGGGGCTACAGACTTATTTCTTCGCCGGATATAATAAACTACGATGAGATAAAAGGAGAGCTTACAGCTTCTGTAATTGGTAAGAAGCTAATATATTTCCAAAGCATTGGCTCGACAAACGACAAGGCAAAGGAATTGGCAGCTAAAGCGGAAGAGGGTACTGTAATCGTTGCTGAAGAGCAGACCTCTGGAAAAGGAAGACTTGGAAGAAGCTGGTCATCACCTGGAAGAAAAGGGATATACGCTTCAATCATCCTAAAACCTGATATGGAGCCCTTCAATGCAGCTAAACTGACACTTTTGGGAGCAGCTTCAGTTGCGCTTGCACTTGAGGATTGTGGCATCGAATCACAGATCAAGTGGCCTAACGATATAATCATAGGTGGTAAGAAGGTCGCTGGAATACTTACAGAAATGAGCTGCGAATTGGGCATAGTCAATTACATTATTTTAGGAATTGGTATCAACGTAAACCAGAGCGTTGAAGAGCTTCCACCGGAATTAGTGGACAAAGCAACTTCACTGAGGATAGCTGAAGGGAAGGCGATCAAAAGGAAGCACCTTTTAGCTCAGGTACTGAACAGACTGGATGAGCTTTATGTCCAGCTTAAGGTAACAGGCGACATCGAGCAGGCCTTGGACATATGCAGAGAGAGATCCGCAGTTATCGGAAAGGACATAATAGTAGTTCAAGGACGAAAGCAAAGACCTGGTCATGCAGTGAGCATCAATCACGATGGAGAGCTTATGGTAAGATTTGATGAGGGTCTCGAGCAGGTAATATCAGGAGAGGTCTCGATCAGAACTGAGTACGGATATGTTTAG
- a CDS encoding DMT family transporter, translating to MNNYLKGVLLVLASAFAFSFLPIFVVFAYDGGADANTLLLIRFSLATVVFFSYLKLKRYNIKLDRSTLFKFLLLGVFGYTLQSRFFFMALKYITPAIASMFLYTYPVIVSIITYFVDKEKPSLRLAASIVISSLGLVLVMGASMGSVDIRGVGFALLASLVYSLYIVASNKLIKRVPAVTASAYIVLFSAFGTFIIGSLSGGYNLDFEPYTWIWIIGIALVCSVIAMITFFKGMEYIGPTKTSIISLTEAVYTVVLSAIMLQQFLTVWQLIGGAGVLFGAYLVARA from the coding sequence ATGAACAACTATTTGAAGGGAGTCCTTTTAGTACTCGCCTCAGCATTTGCATTCAGCTTTCTGCCGATTTTTGTAGTATTCGCATATGATGGAGGAGCGGATGCCAATACCTTGCTTTTGATCAGATTTTCCCTCGCTACAGTAGTATTCTTCAGCTATCTCAAGCTAAAAAGATATAACATAAAGCTTGACAGGAGCACTCTCTTTAAGTTCTTATTATTAGGGGTTTTTGGATACACTCTTCAAAGCAGATTTTTCTTCATGGCACTCAAGTATATAACTCCTGCTATAGCCAGTATGTTTCTTTACACATATCCGGTTATCGTAAGTATAATTACATATTTTGTCGATAAGGAAAAGCCTTCACTTAGATTGGCAGCTTCGATTGTCATATCTTCACTTGGCCTTGTGCTGGTGATGGGCGCCTCCATGGGATCAGTTGATATTCGTGGAGTTGGGTTTGCTCTTTTGGCTTCCTTGGTGTATTCCTTATATATTGTTGCCAGCAACAAGCTCATAAAGAGAGTCCCTGCTGTCACTGCAAGCGCTTATATAGTGCTATTCTCAGCGTTTGGCACCTTCATAATCGGATCACTCTCCGGCGGATACAACCTGGACTTCGAACCATACACCTGGATATGGATCATTGGAATAGCTCTTGTCTGCTCAGTAATCGCCATGATCACATTTTTTAAAGGAATGGAGTATATCGGACCTACAAAAACCTCCATCATTAGTTTGACGGAGGCAGTTTATACTGTAGTATTGTCAGCTATTATGCTTCAGCAATTCTTGACCGTTTGGCAGTTAATTGGCGGTGCAGGGGTTTTATTCGGTGCTTATTTGGTTGCAAGGGCTTAG
- a CDS encoding DMT family transporter: protein MNDKKALIADISLLIVAAIWGSSFVVTKSTLDHITPFYLLAFRFIIATILIGIVSLKHLKKAKISDIKAGLVIGITMLLGFLLQTIGLMNTTVGVNSFIVSANVVMVPFFYWLLTRRRPDGYEIFGAIMCFVGIGVLSLDGNLRLGSGEILSLISALFFALQIVAVGHYARESDVYVITTVQMAFVAVSALILASIFEPQITTFNTDMAVPIIYLAVFSSMIAFLVQNIAQAHTSSTHAAIILSTEALFGSIMGVIFLKEIITIKFLIGCMAILISVIISEVKPNLSNLKRQKTPA from the coding sequence ATGAATGACAAAAAAGCACTTATAGCAGACATTTCACTACTTATTGTTGCAGCGATCTGGGGCTCAAGCTTCGTGGTAACCAAAAGCACACTTGACCATATAACTCCCTTTTACCTCTTGGCATTCAGATTCATAATTGCGACGATCCTGATAGGGATAGTATCACTTAAACATTTGAAAAAAGCAAAGATCTCAGACATCAAGGCAGGCCTTGTCATAGGGATAACCATGCTTTTAGGATTTTTATTACAGACAATTGGCCTTATGAATACTACTGTTGGCGTAAATTCTTTTATTGTAAGCGCAAATGTTGTAATGGTACCTTTCTTCTATTGGCTTCTAACCCGGCGTAGGCCTGATGGCTACGAGATATTTGGGGCAATCATGTGCTTTGTTGGAATAGGAGTTTTGAGCTTAGACGGGAATTTAAGACTTGGATCCGGCGAGATATTATCCCTTATCAGCGCATTGTTCTTTGCTCTTCAAATAGTTGCTGTAGGTCACTATGCGAGAGAATCTGATGTTTATGTGATCACGACAGTACAAATGGCTTTTGTTGCGGTATCAGCCTTAATACTGGCATCAATATTTGAACCCCAAATAACCACTTTCAATACTGATATGGCAGTACCTATAATCTATTTGGCAGTATTTAGCTCTATGATTGCCTTTCTTGTTCAAAATATTGCACAAGCTCACACTTCATCTACCCATGCAGCCATAATCCTAAGTACTGAAGCATTATTTGGAAGCATAATGGGAGTAATATTCCTTAAGGAAATTATAACAATAAAGTTTCTGATTGGATGTATGGCGATATTGATATCTGTTATTATAAGTGAGGTAAAACCAAACCTATCAAACCTTAAAAGACAAAAGACTCCTGCTTAG
- a CDS encoding LCP family protein: MKKLFITVFLVSIVVFGLFYSFLGDAIFEDEPVSAETPSPSDEEPVAEEPAEPENNDIIFLLMGVDAKDVAKSKGTRTDTLMLTRVNLDSGKISIMSIPRDTRTTVNGKKDKINAAHAYGGAEAALEAVEELLGLDLEYYVKVDYQIVQDVVNAIGGVTVEVPFNMRYNDPTADPPLKINIDKGLQTLDGKNAHDFLRFRHNNDMTVGYPDGDVGRTKTQQYFMKELVKQTITPKNLLKLPKLVETFFDNVETNITLKLMLKGALAANKIDVEAMETATLPGAGGYIGEVSYFLHDAEATDQLVKSMFGDYSPE; the protein is encoded by the coding sequence ATGAAAAAACTATTTATTACGGTTTTCCTGGTATCTATCGTTGTATTCGGGCTGTTTTATAGCTTCCTGGGAGATGCAATCTTCGAAGATGAGCCCGTATCGGCAGAGACGCCTTCACCCTCCGATGAGGAGCCAGTGGCGGAGGAGCCGGCAGAGCCTGAAAATAATGATATAATATTTCTGCTTATGGGAGTCGATGCAAAGGACGTTGCCAAATCCAAGGGAACAAGGACTGACACACTTATGCTTACACGGGTAAATCTTGACTCGGGAAAGATAAGCATCATGTCAATCCCAAGGGATACAAGGACAACTGTCAATGGGAAAAAGGACAAGATAAATGCAGCCCATGCATACGGTGGCGCTGAAGCGGCACTTGAAGCTGTGGAGGAATTACTTGGACTGGATCTTGAGTACTACGTCAAGGTGGACTATCAGATAGTACAGGACGTTGTAAATGCTATTGGTGGAGTTACCGTCGAGGTACCCTTCAACATGAGATACAACGATCCTACAGCTGATCCTCCTTTAAAAATCAATATTGACAAGGGTCTGCAGACACTTGATGGAAAGAATGCCCATGATTTTCTTCGCTTCAGACATAATAACGACATGACGGTGGGATATCCTGATGGGGATGTTGGAAGAACAAAGACCCAGCAGTATTTCATGAAGGAGCTTGTCAAACAGACTATAACTCCAAAAAATCTTTTGAAGCTGCCAAAGCTTGTGGAAACCTTTTTCGACAATGTTGAGACAAATATTACTCTGAAGCTTATGCTTAAGGGTGCCCTTGCAGCAAATAAGATAGACGTAGAGGCAATGGAAACTGCAACACTGCCTGGAGCTGGAGGATATATCGGTGAAGTAAGCTATTTCCTTCACGATGCAGAGGCTACGGATCAGCTTGTTAAGTCTATGTTTGGAGATTATTCTCCAGAATAA
- the corA gene encoding magnesium/cobalt transporter CorA, which produces MLSKVKNLSATANKPPGSLIYTGKGEKQNQKLVLTVYNDEILERQEIKSSKELLDENRNVVKWLDVIGIANTETVFEICRTFGIHALAQEDILNTSQNPKAEEYDSFLFIVTKNIFFDESGALDTEQICLVLFDDSVITFQEYNNDSFQFIHQRLEEGKTLRKNGSDDLVYALIDSIVDNYFIVLEAIGEEIDEVEDQLLEKPEKEVLNRIYRLKRELIFFRNILWPTRNLASELARGEFEAIDQKTIIYFRDVYDHVIQMIDIVETYRDICSGMLDTYLSSIGYKTNEVMKILTVFSTIFIPLTFLAGVYGMNFKYFPEIEWRFGYFGFWGVSALITIFMLRFLRKKGWL; this is translated from the coding sequence ATGTTAAGTAAAGTTAAAAATCTATCGGCTACAGCAAACAAACCGCCAGGTTCTCTTATATACACGGGTAAAGGTGAAAAACAGAATCAGAAACTGGTTCTAACTGTATATAACGATGAAATCCTGGAAAGGCAGGAGATAAAATCCTCCAAAGAACTCCTTGATGAAAACAGGAACGTGGTCAAATGGCTTGATGTTATTGGAATAGCTAACACTGAGACTGTTTTTGAGATTTGCAGAACTTTTGGGATTCATGCTCTTGCTCAGGAGGACATACTCAATACCTCTCAAAATCCGAAAGCTGAGGAGTACGATAGTTTTCTTTTCATAGTCACAAAAAATATCTTTTTCGATGAAAGTGGAGCCCTGGATACGGAGCAGATATGTCTGGTCCTCTTTGATGATTCAGTAATCACTTTCCAGGAATATAACAATGACAGCTTTCAGTTTATACACCAAAGACTGGAGGAGGGAAAGACCTTAAGGAAAAACGGATCTGATGATCTTGTATATGCACTGATAGACTCCATAGTTGACAATTACTTTATTGTTCTTGAAGCGATAGGAGAAGAAATAGATGAGGTAGAGGACCAGTTGCTCGAAAAACCTGAGAAGGAAGTATTGAATAGGATATACCGACTAAAAAGAGAGCTCATTTTTTTCAGGAATATCCTCTGGCCAACTAGAAATCTAGCCAGTGAACTGGCGAGAGGAGAGTTTGAAGCTATAGATCAAAAGACGATAATTTACTTCAGGGATGTATATGACCATGTAATCCAGATGATAGATATAGTTGAAACCTATAGAGATATTTGTTCTGGAATGCTTGATACCTATCTCTCCAGCATAGGTTATAAGACCAATGAGGTAATGAAGATACTTACAGTATTCTCAACCATATTTATTCCATTGACGTTCCTTGCAGGTGTATATGGCATGAACTTCAAGTACTTTCCAGAGATCGAATGGAGGTTCGGCTACTTCGGCTTCTGGGGAGTATCAGCGCTGATCACCATATTTATGTTAAGGTTCTTGCGTAAAAAAGGCTGGCTCTAA
- the fni gene encoding type 2 isopentenyl-diphosphate Delta-isomerase, which translates to MRRVRKKEHIENYLKTSYKGDNLMGDVYLAHNSLPELDFVQIDTSTGFLGKVIDYPILINAMTGGSEFTQEINKDLAALARELRIPMAVGSQTIALEDDSARESFHIVREVVGPDGIVISNLSGLATVDEAKRAIEMVDGDALQLHLNLAQELVMEEGDRDFRGVLRNIEAIVKEIDKPVIVKEVGFGISLDAASRLYDAGVRYIDVSGFGGTNFIEIENLRNNAYDYTDLYSWGIPTAAALIQCRRLPHDLKLISSGGIRTSMDVVKSIILGADIAAISGELLAYLVHGGYANAIEYLEGIIHKLRIVMMLLGKENIEALKNTDYKITGKLKDII; encoded by the coding sequence ATGCGAAGGGTCAGAAAAAAAGAGCACATTGAGAACTATTTGAAAACCTCCTACAAAGGGGATAATTTGATGGGAGATGTTTATTTAGCCCATAATTCACTTCCTGAGTTGGACTTTGTCCAAATCGATACCAGCACCGGATTTCTCGGTAAGGTTATAGACTATCCAATATTGATCAATGCTATGACCGGAGGATCTGAATTTACCCAGGAGATAAACAAGGACCTTGCTGCACTGGCCAGGGAATTGAGGATACCTATGGCGGTAGGATCCCAAACCATAGCATTGGAGGATGACAGCGCCAGGGAATCCTTTCACATCGTCAGGGAGGTTGTAGGACCTGATGGTATAGTAATCAGTAACCTTAGTGGCCTTGCAACTGTTGATGAAGCCAAGAGAGCCATCGAGATGGTTGACGGGGATGCTCTTCAGCTGCACCTTAATCTGGCTCAGGAGCTTGTAATGGAAGAGGGAGACAGGGACTTCAGGGGAGTTCTTAGGAATATCGAGGCTATAGTAAAGGAAATTGACAAACCGGTAATCGTCAAAGAGGTAGGATTTGGGATATCTCTTGATGCAGCCTCCAGATTATACGATGCAGGAGTAAGATATATAGATGTATCCGGCTTCGGCGGGACGAACTTTATTGAAATTGAAAACCTGAGGAACAATGCATACGACTATACTGATCTCTATTCCTGGGGCATCCCGACTGCTGCAGCTCTTATCCAGTGCAGGAGACTGCCTCATGACCTTAAACTCATCTCCAGCGGTGGTATAAGGACAAGCATGGATGTGGTCAAGTCTATAATCCTTGGAGCGGACATTGCGGCTATTAGCGGGGAGCTACTTGCTTATTTGGTGCATGGAGGATATGCAAATGCAATTGAGTACCTGGAGGGAATTATCCACAAGCTGAGAATCGTGATGATGCTTCTGGGCAAGGAAAATATTGAAGCACTTAAGAATACAGATTATAAAATAACTGGTAAATTAAAGGATATAATTTAA
- a CDS encoding MalY/PatB family protein gives MKYNFDQIIDRKGTNASKWEPQVLNQLFGEEDLLPFWVADMDFKVAQPIVDAIVKAAEHGIYGYSVRPEEYYKAIIDWTEKRFGWKIDKEWIDYTPGIVPAVNYAIQAFCMPGDNVVIQQPVYYPFSNAIKNNGCHVVSNDLVFDGGKYNMDFGDLESKLKDPKVTMMILCSPHNPVSRVWDLEDLKKVAQLCLENNVLLISDEIHNDLVYSGYKHTIFGLVGEEFLDNLMVCTAPSKTFNLAGMQSSNVIIPNPVHRQRFRRILEKNSIGGQNPLSIVSLIAAYTEGEEWLEQLLEYLEGNIKFIEEYLKENLPKAKMIKPQATYLAWIDFSGYESDSRKLEELMAKKARVAMDGGTWFGDQGAGYMRLNFACPRELLKKGLDRIAAALS, from the coding sequence GTGAAGTACAACTTTGATCAAATCATCGATAGAAAAGGCACAAATGCTTCTAAGTGGGAGCCTCAGGTTTTGAATCAGCTGTTTGGAGAGGAGGATCTTCTTCCATTTTGGGTAGCAGATATGGATTTTAAGGTAGCACAACCCATTGTCGATGCAATTGTAAAGGCTGCCGAGCACGGGATTTACGGTTACTCCGTTAGACCGGAAGAGTATTATAAGGCAATAATAGACTGGACAGAAAAGAGGTTTGGATGGAAGATCGATAAAGAGTGGATAGATTACACTCCAGGGATCGTTCCAGCAGTTAACTACGCAATTCAAGCTTTCTGTATGCCAGGAGATAATGTAGTGATCCAACAACCCGTATATTACCCATTCTCTAATGCTATCAAAAACAACGGCTGTCACGTAGTGAGTAATGATCTGGTATTCGATGGGGGAAAATACAATATGGATTTTGGGGATCTAGAGAGCAAGCTTAAAGATCCAAAGGTGACCATGATGATTCTGTGCAGTCCCCATAATCCGGTATCTAGAGTTTGGGATCTGGAGGATCTAAAAAAGGTTGCGCAGCTATGTCTTGAAAATAACGTACTCCTTATATCTGATGAGATACATAACGATCTTGTATATTCAGGATATAAACATACGATCTTCGGGCTTGTTGGAGAAGAATTTCTTGACAACCTCATGGTATGTACAGCTCCAAGTAAAACCTTCAATCTTGCAGGGATGCAATCGTCAAATGTCATAATACCAAATCCGGTACACAGACAGCGATTCAGAAGAATTCTGGAGAAGAATTCAATAGGTGGACAAAATCCTCTAAGTATAGTTTCCCTTATAGCAGCTTACACCGAGGGAGAAGAGTGGCTTGAGCAATTACTTGAATACTTAGAGGGAAACATCAAATTCATAGAAGAGTATTTGAAGGAAAATCTTCCTAAAGCGAAGATGATTAAGCCACAGGCAACCTATCTTGCATGGATCGATTTCAGTGGGTATGAGTCTGACAGCAGGAAGCTTGAGGAGTTGATGGCTAAGAAGGCAAGGGTTGCAATGGATGGCGGTACCTGGTTTGGAGACCAGGGAGCTGGATATATGAGGCTCAACTTTGCATGTCCAAGGGAGCTGTTGAAGAAGGGATTGGATAGAATAGCAGCTGCTTTAAGTTAA